The following coding sequences are from one Dreissena polymorpha isolate Duluth1 chromosome 8, UMN_Dpol_1.0, whole genome shotgun sequence window:
- the LOC127841757 gene encoding melatonin receptor type 1B-B-like encodes MYGVLNQSMNCHGNTYVPTSADKLKCSIIVIVMILIIAGNVCCLVVFNHPDTRKLFMKRVRYIMTSLCCTDLGIGALVCPSTIYPALYHCWPPGNTMCQIEALLISALFHESTLNMVVIAIDRYCVVHFRWYNTYMNSRRFLFVILATWVGVFSCYALVIFAGKQYYYDEFGINCEPFYENATLTLTVLSIFFFLPTVIFVFCYVSIYVTANRRKVFTVSSDDKYGRMVNANIRTSKYLAAITAGFFLTIAPWTLMTLIIVAAKISIDHDIDYAITWLTLSNSFCNCLIYGIMNRKFRRAALRVFLGRLMKSLNVWSTEKSVDKSTDDIEGNSSTYYKYKLRTMNKKTCIQGVGSNASTSPTHTPLPSPSGTPFV; translated from the exons ATGTATGGAGTATTGAACCAGTCAATGAACTGCCATGGGAACACATATGTTCCCACATCAGCAGACAAACTAAAGTGCTCAATCATCGTTATTGTCATGATACTGATCATCGCCGGAAACGTCTGCTGCCTGGTAGTTTTCAACCACCCAGACACCCGAAAGCTGTTCATGAAGCGCGTACGCTATATAATGACGTCATTGTGTTGCACGGACCTCGGTATCGGAGCCCTGGTGTGTCCCTCCACAATCTATCCAGCGCTGTACCATTGTTGGCCGCCAGGGAACACTATGTGCCAGATCGAGGCGCTTCTCATATCCGCTCTTTTCCACGAGTCGACCTTGAACATGGTCGTTATCGCCATCGACCGCTACTGCGTCGTCCACTTCCGTTGGTACAACACGTACATGAACTCTCGCCGCTTCCTATTTGTCATCCTTGCGACCTGGGTCGGCGTGTTTAGCTGCTATGCACTGGTCATTTTTGCTGGGAAGCAGTATTACTACGACGAGTTCGGCATAAACTGCGAGCCGTTCTACGAGAACGCGACGTTGACGCTGACCGTGCTTAGCATCTTCTTCTTCCTGCCCACTGTCATATTTGTCTTCTGCTATGTGTCCATTTATGTGACGGCAAACCGGAGAAAGGTTTTCACCGTCTCGTCTGATGACAAG TATGGGCGGATGGTCAACGCGAACATCAGGACGTCCAAATACCTAGCGGCAATCACGGCCGGCTTCTTCCTGACGATAGCCCCGTGGACGCTGATGACGCTAATCATAGTGGCCGCTAAAATCAGCATCGACCACGACATTGACTACGCGATCACATGGCTCACGCTTAGCAACAGCTTCTGCAACTGTCTTATATACGGCATCATGAACAGGAAGTTCAGGCGAGCAGCATTGCGGGTGTTCCTGGGGCGGTTGATGAAGTCTCTGAACGTTTGGTCGACGGAAAAGTCGGTAGACAAGTCCACAGACGACATTGAGGGTAACTCGTCTACGTATTATAAGTACAAGCTCCGGACAATGAACAAGAAGACTTGCATACAGGGTGTGGGAAGCAATGCTAGCACCAGCCCCACGCACACCCCGTTGCCGTCGCCTTCAGGTACGCCGTTTGTTTAG